In the genome of Candida albicans SC5314 chromosome 6, complete sequence, the window ACTTTAGCTGATTTAGGCAAAGGTGGTCACAATCTTTCTGATGCcgatattttgaaatggGCTAACCAACAAGTTTCCAAGGGAGGTAAATCTTCTAACGTTAGATCTTTTAGTGActcttcattatcaaatggTGTATTCTTATTGGATGTGCTCAATGGATTAAAACCTGGTTATGTTGATTATGATTTGGTTTACACCGGTAACAGTGACGAAGAGAAATATGCAAATGCCAAATTGGCCATTTCTATTGCAAGAAAATTAGGAGCTTTGATCTGGTTAGTTCCAGAAGATATCAATGAAGTCAGAAGTAGATTGATTTTGTCTTTTGTCGGAAGTTTAATGGCTGTTTCAGAAAAATAAGCAGAAGTTACATCCAGATGAAATTGCAATTCTACTATGTGTATTATCATTACTTTTATATGTCTCACTTTatagtattattagtagtatTATATCAATAAGCCCTTTTTATAAGAGATCtgtaaaacaataatactcAAAGAAAGCAAGTCATTTATATTTCATACTTTGTCGTTGCGACatttctaattctttttcgcaattttttttgttgattctaatttttttttcccttcCATCCAATTAAAACACCTCGaatattcatcaataattatattactcaataagaagaaaacaTATCATTTGTGCTTCTTTTCCaacacacatacacacaGAAATGTCTTCTCCAATATTACCATTTACTGAAGCCAACTCCAAAAGAGTCACTTCATTATTCAGACAAGCTTTAAGAACCGCATATGATCATTCAATGAGATGGGATGTTTATAGAGATGCCACCATAAATATCAGACGACAATTTGAAGCCAATAAACATATTTCCAGTCAACAAGAATTAGAAGCTGTGATTAATAAGACTAAAGCTAAATTGGCTGAATGGAAACATCCTGACCCATATATTCCACCATGTAGACCAGGCGGTACTAAATACCAAAGAAATATCCCTGTCGCCAGAGAACCACTTGTACCAGGTGATTGGTAGAATTGGTGAAATTgcattaataatgatgacTATCCATAGAAACATCTATTGAAACAGAAATGTACTTGATTTTCCTTATGTATcatatataattatatatatatatattcaaatgaataaataaagaaCTAAAACAATACATGCAGACTTTTAAATGTTTTCCTAATTGTAGACAACCAAATACTTTTTAGTATATCAATgtatcatcattttcaatatcaattgtCCCTTTCCAATGTTTTAGTAAGATTTGTATAGAAACAttagcagcagcagcaccaATTTGCCCCACCATGGAGAAATATTTGAGTAATAAATGTCTTTGTTCAAGTTTCGTGGTACTTAACCCCGTCACCAATAATGGCCATTGAATCATTAATAACAAATATGGAGAAGCATGTTGTTGTACATCAGAAAACTGATTGAGATAATGTATAAATTGTATGACTTTATCAACTAACCCAGAAACATCAATGACGAAAAATCTTGTTAAAATCATGATTAATGACGATAATACATAAGATTGATGAGAAATATCTTGCCAACTAATCCAATAACTAGCATTATTTATTCTTAGTTCTTCAATTGGTAATCCAGGCACGTATCTtgtcaattcattttcagCAATCACTCCTCGTGAATCAATATATACAATGTTTGCTTGATTATAGAAATCTGAAAGCAATTTGACGTAACTCATGGTATCAATGTACATATtcaatctttttttattcaaaattttaagTAAATCTCGGAAACAAGCAAGACATGTATTATCGTACCCCATCAATATATTGAATCCTTGATCACTAATAATACCCAAGTCTCTCAACACTTCAATCTCAAATTCATTCCCAGGAGTaaccaattgatcaatttcgGCATCGGTTTGTAAAGTTCCACCTAAATTGGTACTCAATCCAGctaatatttcaattgaaacaaaccaatatttacaaaatacaaatttCTTAGAAACATTTTGATTGATGGCTTTTAATAATAAGCTTTTAGCCCCCATTAAATGAGGTCGCCATTTTTGAGTTTGTGAAGTAGCAGTAGCAGCCgtcaataacaataaagtTAAAAGAACTGCTTCAATATTAGCATTAATATCAGTTTCTCTTGCCGgttctaataattttagACATTTAGATAAATATGCCCCATATGCTCGTTCATCTTCGGGACGTTTATATTTAAGATAACAAGTATTAGCACCTTCTGCTAATATTGCTGCCAATAAGAATGGTTCAGTAGCTGCTGTTTGTAAAATTATATCTCTTGCTGGATTTGAAGTTTTCTTCGTTTTCGTATCATATGCTTGAAATGGTTCTATAATCTGGgcaaaattattataaaattcTTCCCAATATAATTGTTCATGTTTCCGTGGTAATTTAATATAGTCAATGGGGACATTTTTCGTGATTTGTTCGACTATTATAGGTTCATTTaggaaatcaaattggaaatcttcttctaataTGGGGATATTAGATACTTCTATAATATCGGAAActaaattattcaaatcgGCAGTTAAAACATTCAAATCAGCACCATTTAAGAAATCATTACtattgattaaattttcaatgttTAATGGTGATGGCTTAATCACTGATTGAGTTTGTGGTTTTATTCTCCTTGGGATATCATATTGTACTGGTAAAAATTGAGTTGATTTACccatattttcaatttcttctttaatcAATCGTCTTGATATTCGAAGTACTTTTTCACCAGCTAATGGATAAGAACATTGTTTGCCTAGTCGAACACACGTGGAACAATATGGTTTCTCTTCAGGACATCGGATTTTCCTTCGTTTACATTCTCGACATCCATTGCGGCTATAACTTTTACGAACTCTCGGAGGAAGTGGAGGTTGATCCAGTGGAGAATTAACACCCGAAGAAGACGCGGTAGCAGGTGATAAAGAAGATGGTGATTGTGACATGACGAAGTCAGTACTTGGTTTATGAATAGTTGTAGTGGTTGGGATGATAGTTGGTTGATTGAGAtgtgatgaaaaaaaaaatgcaaCGCTGTGATGTGGataatcaaaacaaaaaggcTGATATAGATTGAGACAGTAAAgagataaagaaaaaagagaattgTGTTAACAATGAGAAGCGGAAGAATAAGACCAAAAAGTATGGAACTCAggaacaacaaacaaaacaaagcAGAACAAAGCTTTAGCCaagtaaaacaaaaacaaataaacaattctGTTTTCTTATCACTTGACTACATTTACACATAAATTATACAAATATACAAATAACTAATAATTACACCTatactttttcaaaatacaaTTTCCATTGCCTTAATAAAAATGACCTTATCAATATCATATATACTTGAAATGATACAATTGAGTATCCTATTTGTATTTGAACAACTTCGAAGAATAACCGTTCCAAATCCCGAAAAGTATACTCCTCAAATAGAAAGTAATAAGATTGCCACTCCATTAACATTACCGACTCCCGATacatcaattgatgaaggTGTTGTTAACCAAGACAGTTTTGTGAATACCATTATTTTATATGCTTGTATTGTAGTGGTATTTTCAGTTGGTTTAGTTTCAGTTCTAAAGAGGGAACCACATAGAGTAGCTGAAATGGACTTACGAGTACAACTTCCTCCGTCAACAGCGCTGTCAATAGTGACGTCTTCACCTTCATCATTAGCGGCACCAATACCAGAACCATTAATCAAAACTCCAACATATGAAACAATACTACCGGAAATATTCGAATTCTCTCCTCTCGAAAGAACTCCATCTATCACTAGTTCCAA includes:
- a CDS encoding uncharacterized protein (Protein of unknown function; Hap43-repressed gene); its protein translation is MSSPILPFTEANSKRVTSLFRQALRTAYDHSMRWDVYRDATINIRRQFEANKHISSQQELEAVINKTKAKLAEWKHPDPYIPPCRPGGTKYQRNIPVAREPLVPGDW
- the LYS14 gene encoding Lys14p (Zn(II)2Cys6 transcription factor; has similarity to S. cerevisiae Lys14, which is a transcription factor involved in the regulation of lysine biosynthesis genes), with the translated sequence MSQSPSSLSPATASSSGVNSPSDQPPLPPRVRKSYSRNGCRECKRRKIRCPEEKPYCSTCVRLGKQCSYPLAGEKVLRISRRLIKEEIENMGKSTQFLPVQYDIPRRIKPQTQSVIKPSPLNIENLINSNDFLNGADLNVLTADLNNLVSDIIEVSNIPILEEDFQFDFLNEPIIVEQITKNVPIDYIKLPRKHEQLYWEEFYNNFAQIIEPFQAYDTKTKKTSNPARDIILQTAATEPFLLAAILAEGANTCYLKYKRPEDERAYGAYLSKCLKLLEPARETDINANIEAVLLTLLLLTAATATSQTQKWRPHLMGAKSLLLKAINQNVSKKFVFCKYWFVSIEILAGLSTNLGGTLQTDAEIDQLVTPGNEFEIEVLRDLGIISDQGFNILMGYDNTCLACFRDLLKILNKKRLNMYIDTMSYVKLLSDFYNQANIVYIDSRGVIAENELTRYVPGLPIEELRINNASYWISWQDISHQSYVLSSLIMILTRFFVIDVSGLVDKVIQFIHYLNQFSDVQQHASPYLLLMIQWPLLVTGLSTTKLEQRHLLLKYFSMVGQIGAAAANVSIQILLKHWKGTIDIENDDTLIY
- a CDS encoding uncharacterized protein (Ortholog of C. dubliniensis CD36 : Cd36_63380 and Candida albicans WO-1 : CAWG_05071) codes for the protein MTLSISYILEMIQLSILFVFEQLRRITVPNPEKYTPQIESNKIATPLTLPTPDTSIDEGVVNQDSFVNTIILYACIVVVFSVGLVSVLKREPHRVAEMDLRVQLPPSTASSIVTSSPSSLAAPIPEPLIKTPTYETILPEIFEFSPLERTPSITSSNYSLNSTIDTTRDFKYTYRGESPALHLLNFSANSPSRSTIVSQVVSEETVNASFTASDSSSDSLRRLKS